In Arcobacter sp. LA11, the sequence GAACTGTTTCCCTATCATCTGGAATTTTTGCATAAATAAATCTTGTATTTGAATACTCTTTATTTGCATTTTGTAAAAGTTTGAACTTTAATTTTACAAGAGGTCTTTCTATTGAACATAACAATTGTAAGTCTTTTGGTGCTATATCTAAAAGATTTTTAATATTATTTATATTTGTAATTAAAAGTTTTACTTCATAATCTTTTGATTCGAACTCTTCTCTTAATTTACATGAAGGTAAAAATAAATCTTTTAATCCATTATGAGTTTCAAATCTTGAAATTCCACCATCTTTTATCTTATTTATATCATTTGAAAAATCTATTGGTGCTTCATCTAAAATAGCATTGATTTCATCATTTGTAAGCAATGATAAGTTAACCTTCACTTCTTTATCTTCTAACTCTTCATGTGCATCAAAATCAAACTCTTCAATAACAGATGCTCCTTTTAAGAAGATAGAAAGAGGCAATTTTTGTTCTAATAAACTAAAAAACGTTTCTAAATTTTCTTGTGAATCATCACATATGATTAAAATAAAACCTCTATACATTTTAGTTTTGGCTTTAACTTTTGATTCTTTAATTAAATCGTCAATAATATGTTTAAAATAAAAATTTGTAGAGCTAAAATCTACTTTATAAATTAGTTCCATGTAGTGTCTTCCTCATTTGGAATTCTAGTTAAATGTTCACCATTATAACTTCCTATTAATTCATGGGCGATTGTTTTTATACTTTTATTATTTTTTTTAGTAGCTTTGATACCAATACTCTCAATTTCTTTAACTGCTTGCAAAATTAATTCTTCAAATCTATCTTCAATCTCATCTGTCAATCCAATTTCAACAGTCTCAATATCTTTTGGAATAATTCCTAAAATTGTCACTTCTGCATGTTTATCCAATACAGAACATATTTCTAACATCTCAACAATTTCAACTTCATGTGCAGTTTTTCTATAAGTTCCAAGTCCAAGTAAAACATCAGATGGAAGTCTAAATATCTCACCTGCTTTATCTTCAATTGATACAGTATCTAAAATAATTACATTATCATACTCTTGAAAAAATGTCATTAGTTTAAATCCTAATGTTCCACCTTCAATAATCTCCAAATTACCATCAAATTCATAATTCTCTTCTAAATATTTAGAGGCATAAATTCCTACACCTTCATCTTTAAATAAAACGTTACCAACACCAATTACAATATTTTTCATAAAAAATCCTCTAATATTTAAAAACTTAAAAAAAATAAACTTTATTTATTTTCTTTAAATCTTCATGAAAAAATGGGCTATGACATTTTAGCCATAGCCCATTTAGTTTTAAGTAAAAATACGGAAGTTATTTACCGTGATTTTCAACTTCACCTTTTTCATTAACAATATTCTTATTAACAAATTTAGTTCCACCAAATACAATATTGATATCACCCTCTCTCCAGAAAATTGTTCTCCAAACTTGGTAATAAATATGTGACATAACCCACATAAGTAAAATATACATTGCAGTATGATGAGCAATTCTAACACCCATATTTCCACCAAATACTTCTAAAGTCCAATCTGTAGCAAAATGCAATAATGCAGGCCACCAAGTACCAATAGAACTCTGCCCAGAAGCAAGACCATGTACATACATTTGAAGTCCAGTTAATAACATAAACACTAAAAGAATATGAAACAAAGTAAAAAACATAATATTATAACTATCACTATGTTCAGAATCAAATTTCTTTCTTCTATTAAATGTAATTAAGTTAAAAAATACTTCACAAAACTCAATAAAGTTTTTCTTTGTTGGTAAAATTTTCTTATATGGTTTTTCAAATCTAGAAAATAGATATAAATAACCAATTAAAATTGCTGTTACATCAAATATAATGGCAACAATAAAATGTCCCCATCTGTTCCAAGCCATCACATACTTATCTACTGCAGGATCTGCAATAAATGTTTGATAATATGGATGACCAATATATAGCCCGGTTGCAACCGCAGCAATCATACAAAATGCATTCAACCAGTGAATCGTTCGCATGATTGGGGTCATTCTCTCAACCCGCTTCATCTTAGGCACGGCTAGATCCTACTGGGTTTACTTTATAAACAGCTAATTCTTTTCCTTTTGTATCCACAATATGTACAGCACAAGCAATACAAGGGTCAAAACTATGAACTGTTCTAATAATTTCTAAAGGCTCATCTGGATTAACAACTTTAGTACCAACTAAAGAAGCTTCATATGCACCCATTCTTCCTTTATAATCTTTAGGAGCTGCATTCCAAGTTGAAGGAACAACCGCTTGGTAGTTTTCTACTTTTCCATCTTTGATTTTAACCCAGTGACCTAATCCACCCCTTGGTGCTTCAGCCATACCGAAACCTTTCGCATCTTTTGATACTGTATCAAAATCAAATTCTGTCCAAGTCGATAAATCACCATGTGCAACATTTGAAGCTAATTCATCACACCATTTAATAACTTCTTCACACATCATTTCAGTTTCAATTGCACGTGCGGCAGTTCTTCCAACTGTAGAAAATAAAACTTTTGTTGGTAAGTTACCATTCTTTAAGAATGTCGTAACATATTTAGTGATTTTCTCGTCACCTTTAGCAACACCAACAACCATTCTTGCAAGGGGTCCTACTTCCATTCTTTCATCATCATATAACGGAGATTTAATCCAAGAATACTTTTTATCAGTATCAAGATAAGCAATATTATCTTCTTTTTTACCAAAACCTGTATACTTTGGAGTAGTTACTCCATCATATGGATGTAAGTTTGTAGTACCTTCATACCAAGCATGTGTTACATCTTCTGTAATTTTAGTTTGGTCAAGCTCATAAACTTTTGATAAGTCTTTGTTCATAACTACACCACTTGGGAATAATTTTGCAGCTTCATAGAAAGGTGTATCATCTAAATTAAAATCACCAAATGACATATAATTACCTAAACCA encodes:
- a CDS encoding nickel-dependent hydrogenase large subunit; this translates as MSKHVVIDPITRIEGHLRIEAVIDDNNVIQEAYSSSTMFRGIEEILRGRDPRDCGLLAMRICGVCTGTHYQRSIEAVEHAFNVTIPKNARIVRNLMQGGLYIHDHVVHFYHLHALDWVDITKALEADPKKAVEEAQKWAKLSGQRPWNASEDVFAEVQERVTKYVKQGRLGIFGNAYWGSKAYKLTPEQNLIGLSHYLDALELQREVAKAQAIFGGKNPHPQSIVVGGVTCVQDIKNPARVAEFKDIIQKALKFTKQAYLPDVYMAGTMYADEALDGTGGGLGNYMSFGDFNLDDTPFYEAAKLFPSGVVMNKDLSKVYELDQTKITEDVTHAWYEGTTNLHPYDGVTTPKYTGFGKKEDNIAYLDTDKKYSWIKSPLYDDERMEVGPLARMVVGVAKGDEKITKYVTTFLKNGNLPTKVLFSTVGRTAARAIETEMMCEEVIKWCDELASNVAHGDLSTWTEFDFDTVSKDAKGFGMAEAPRGGLGHWVKIKDGKVENYQAVVPSTWNAAPKDYKGRMGAYEASLVGTKVVNPDEPLEIIRTVHSFDPCIACAVHIVDTKGKELAVYKVNPVGSSRA
- a CDS encoding HyaD/HybD family hydrogenase maturation endopeptidase, with the translated sequence MKNIVIGVGNVLFKDEGVGIYASKYLEENYEFDGNLEIIEGGTLGFKLMTFFQEYDNVIILDTVSIEDKAGEIFRLPSDVLLGLGTYRKTAHEVEIVEMLEICSVLDKHAEVTILGIIPKDIETVEIGLTDEIEDRFEELILQAVKEIESIGIKATKKNNKSIKTIAHELIGSYNGEHLTRIPNEEDTTWN
- a CDS encoding cytochrome b/b6 domain-containing protein; translated protein: MKRVERMTPIMRTIHWLNAFCMIAAVATGLYIGHPYYQTFIADPAVDKYVMAWNRWGHFIVAIIFDVTAILIGYLYLFSRFEKPYKKILPTKKNFIEFCEVFFNLITFNRRKKFDSEHSDSYNIMFFTLFHILLVFMLLTGLQMYVHGLASGQSSIGTWWPALLHFATDWTLEVFGGNMGVRIAHHTAMYILLMWVMSHIYYQVWRTIFWREGDINIVFGGTKFVNKNIVNEKGEVENHGK